Proteins encoded in a region of the Prunus persica cultivar Lovell chromosome G4, Prunus_persica_NCBIv2, whole genome shotgun sequence genome:
- the LOC109948447 gene encoding BAHD acyltransferase At5g47980-like — MATEIKVEIIQRQTVKPSSPTPHHLRNYKLSILDQMALQTYIPILFFYPNAADTTSNNVMATNERCRHLMQSLAKTLTHFYPLAGRIKGDTVIECNDDGAEFVESRVKCSLSEIFEHPDAEMLRRFLPVEPESREAGTGTLLLVQVNLFECGGMAIGFSISHKFGDATTLSTFINCWTAAAHDQSNMLMLPKFGAASLFSPLNFSNSEPLPSVEVSKEKFITRRFVFEASKIAALQSKVTSTVVPKPTRVEAASALIWKCKIEASSRSSSNTLGTNLIRPSVFSHSVNVRKMAVPPLPENLVGNLVDFSTTNYSHSGENSTVIDLKGLVAKIRGGLEEKKERYAAVVVIDSNEAWQNMKWYINLMKNDNIDKFICSSWCRFPFYEADFGWGKPSWVSYVAVAINNVTVLMDKRDDNGIEAWVTLSQENMALFESNKELLEYASLNPRVTN, encoded by the coding sequence ATGGCCACAGAAATCAAGGTTGAAATCATCCAGAGGCAAACAGTTAAACCATCCTCCCCAACTCCTCATCACCTTAGAAATTATAAGCTCTCTATTTTGGATCAGATGGCCCTTCAAACCTATATCCCAATCCTTTTCTTCTATCCCAATGCTGCTGACACTACTAGCAACAATGTCATGGCCACCAATGAAAGATGTCGGCATCTAATGCAATCCTTAGCTAAAACTCTCACTCACTTCTATCCTTTGGCAGGAAGAATCAAAGGTGACACCGTGATTGAATGTAACGATGATGGAGCTGAGTTTGTGGAATCCCGAGTCAAGTGTTCCTTATCGGAGATTTTTGAACACCCAGATGCCGAGATGTTAAGACGATTCCTACCAGTTGAACCCGAGTCTAGAGAAGCGGGCACCGGCACGTTGCTTCTTGTTCAAGTCAACTTGTTTGAGTGTGGTGGAATGGCAATTGGGTTTAGCATTTCTCATAAGTTCGGTGATGCCACAACATTAAGCACATTCATCAATTGTTGGACTGCAGCTGCCCATGATCAGTCAAATATGTTAATGCTTCCCAAATTTGGTGCTGCATCTCTGTTTTCTCCACTAAATTTCTCTAACTCAGAGCCACTGCCATCCGTGGAAGTCAGTAAGGAAAAGTTCATAACAAGGAGGTTTGTGTTCGAGGCCTCAAAGATTGCTGCTCTCCAATCTAAGGTAACCAGCACAGTTGTGCCCAAACCAACAAGAGTAGAAGCAGCTTCAGCACTCATTTGGAAATGCAAAATTGAAGCATCATCCCGATCATCATCAAACACGTTGGGGACTAACCTAATAAGGCCATCAGTCTTCTCTCACTCTGTGAACGTGCGTAAAATGGCAGTGCCACCCTTGCCAGAAAACTTGGTTGGGAATCTAGTAGATTTTTCGACAACCAACTATTCTCACTCTGGAGAGAATTCCACTGTGATAGATTTGAAAGGCTTGGTGGCAAAAATCAGGGGAggacttgaagaaaaaaaagaacgtTATGCTGCAGTAGTAGTAATTGATTCTAACGAAGCATGGCAAAACATGAAATGGTACATAAACCTGATGAAAAATGATAACATAGACAAGTTTATCTGCTCAAGTTGGTGTAGGTTTCCATTTTATGAAGCCGATTTCGGGTGGGGAAAGCCATCATGGGTGAGCTACGTTGCTGTTGCAATTAACAATGTAACTGTTTTGATGGACAAAAGAGATGACAATGGAATAGAAGCATGGGTGACTCTGAGCCAAGAGAACATGGCCTTATTTGAAAGCAACAAGGAGCTGCTTGAATATGCTTCTCTGAACCCTAGGGTCACCAACTGA
- the LOC18779832 gene encoding thaumatin-like protein 1 isoform X2 — translation MMRFQAFIGILLVFLSGAHSATFTFTNKCPYIVWPGTLTGGGGSQLSSTGFELASGASTSLNVQAPWSGRFWGRTQCSTDSSGKFSCTTGDCGSGKTACNGAGAIPPALLVELTLATNGGQDFYDVSLVDGFNLPIMLAPQGGYGDCNSTSCASNVNTVCPPKLSVKGSDGSVIGCKSACMALNQPQYCCTGAYGSPDTCPPTNYSKIFKNQCPQAYSYAYDDKSSTFTCFGGPNYAITFCP, via the exons ATGATGAGATTTCAAGCGTTTATCGGCATTTTACTGGTCTTCCTCTCAG GGGCTCACTCGGCTACATTCACATTCACAAACAAATGTCCTTACATAGTTTGGCCAGGAACCCTAACTGGAGGCGGTGGCTCACAATTATCTTCCACCGGATTCGAGTTAGCATCTGGTGCTTCGACATCTTTAAATGTCCAAGCTCCATGGTCCGGCCGCTTTTGGGGCCGCACCCAGTGCTCCACAGACTCCTCAGGAAAGTTTAGTTGCACCACGGGCGATTGTGGCTCTGGCAAGACTGCGTGCAACGGTGCTGGTGCAATTCCACCAGCATTACTGGTGGAATTGACCTTAGCAACCAATGGAGGACAAGATTTCTATGATGTAAGCCTTGTTGATGGCTTCAACTTGCCCATTATGCTAGCCCCCCAAGGGGGATATGGGGACTGCAACTCCACAAGTTGTGCAAGCAATGTCAATACTGTTTGTCCTCCTAAGTTGTCAGTGAAAGGATCAGATGGGAGTGTGATTGGCTGCAAAAGTGCATGCATGGCTTTAAATCAGCCCCAATATTGTTGCACTGGTGCTTATGGCTCCCCAGATACATGCCCTCCTACTAACTATTCAAAGATCTTCAAGAACCAGTGTCCTCAGGCTTATAGTTATGCTTATGATGACAAATCTAGCACTTTCACATGCTTTGGTGGCCCTAATTATGCAATTACTTTCTGCCCTTGA
- the LOC18779832 gene encoding thaumatin-like protein 1 isoform X1, giving the protein MLNYRKANRALNMMRFQAFIGILLVFLSGAHSATFTFTNKCPYIVWPGTLTGGGGSQLSSTGFELASGASTSLNVQAPWSGRFWGRTQCSTDSSGKFSCTTGDCGSGKTACNGAGAIPPALLVELTLATNGGQDFYDVSLVDGFNLPIMLAPQGGYGDCNSTSCASNVNTVCPPKLSVKGSDGSVIGCKSACMALNQPQYCCTGAYGSPDTCPPTNYSKIFKNQCPQAYSYAYDDKSSTFTCFGGPNYAITFCP; this is encoded by the exons ATGCTTAATT ACAGAAAAGCAAACAGAGCACTCAACATGATGAGATTTCAAGCGTTTATCGGCATTTTACTGGTCTTCCTCTCAG GGGCTCACTCGGCTACATTCACATTCACAAACAAATGTCCTTACATAGTTTGGCCAGGAACCCTAACTGGAGGCGGTGGCTCACAATTATCTTCCACCGGATTCGAGTTAGCATCTGGTGCTTCGACATCTTTAAATGTCCAAGCTCCATGGTCCGGCCGCTTTTGGGGCCGCACCCAGTGCTCCACAGACTCCTCAGGAAAGTTTAGTTGCACCACGGGCGATTGTGGCTCTGGCAAGACTGCGTGCAACGGTGCTGGTGCAATTCCACCAGCATTACTGGTGGAATTGACCTTAGCAACCAATGGAGGACAAGATTTCTATGATGTAAGCCTTGTTGATGGCTTCAACTTGCCCATTATGCTAGCCCCCCAAGGGGGATATGGGGACTGCAACTCCACAAGTTGTGCAAGCAATGTCAATACTGTTTGTCCTCCTAAGTTGTCAGTGAAAGGATCAGATGGGAGTGTGATTGGCTGCAAAAGTGCATGCATGGCTTTAAATCAGCCCCAATATTGTTGCACTGGTGCTTATGGCTCCCCAGATACATGCCCTCCTACTAACTATTCAAAGATCTTCAAGAACCAGTGTCCTCAGGCTTATAGTTATGCTTATGATGACAAATCTAGCACTTTCACATGCTTTGGTGGCCCTAATTATGCAATTACTTTCTGCCCTTGA